The nucleotide sequence ACGGGGAGTAGTAGTTCACCGTGTATGGATCCTGATGTGATTGAAATTGCTCCACCATCCGCTGATGAGATTTCCAAATTCAAATCAAAGTCTAAGACTAAACGAAAACAGGTATTTAATCAAATCAATGCTATGGTTGCTTTATTGTTTGTTTTTTCGTTTTTTAATTCTGTAGCACTCGTGTTGTATATGTTATCAACCCAttgattattatttaatatgtGGCTTAATGTTCCCAGATTTCTTCTTATGAAATAATTGATGTTGACATGGATGAAGACTGTAGTGATGTAGTTTTTATTGATGCAAGGGTTGAGTGTAATTCAAAGAGGAAGGTATACATTTCTCCATTTCCTGGTCCATGTTTTAATGTGTTACCTAATAATTTTGTTATTGGAGCAGCGTACTCATAGACATTTTTTGTTTCTAGCGTTCTATGGGCATCTCCTTGGGTCCTAGTAGTGCATCACAATCTAATTCAAAGGCCATGGTTAACTCTGCATCAACAGTCCAGCCAAATGGAGTTGACCCACCTTCTCGGAGAAGGTCCACCAATAAAGGTGTTACAATAACAAGCAATGTTAAAACAGTTGTAGCACAAAACATGAACCCTAGCTATAATAATGGTTCAAGTATAGTTGGAAGTTCTTCTAGAATGGCTAGGCCTGATAATGATGATGTTTTGATAACGTACGagtgttttaacaagtttgatactgTCGTGGACTACTCTGATCATTTTTATTCGAAGGAAAACTCAGCAATGAAGCAGGTAAGCCTGCATTATCATAAATATATTGTTAAACGACATTCTTTAATGTTCATTTATATTATTTCATGCACATACTTTTCGCATGTTTCAGCCACCAAAAAAATGGGCTAAAAGAATCCAGAAAGAGTGGAGGATTCTTGAGAACGACTTGCCTGGTATGCCTCACATATTGAACCGTTCATAACACATTAAAAAAACTAATACTACGTATATGCTAAGATTTGTCATGTTTTTTTTCTGCAGACACAATATTTGTGAGAGTTTATGAATCAAGAATGGATATATTACGAGCTGCAATTATTGGAGCAGAGGGGACACCGTATCACGATGGGCTTTTCTTTTTTGATGTGTATTTCCCAAGTGACTACCCAAATAGCCCACCTGTAAGTCCTCTTATATTATTTAGAGAAAATTGTGcggttggtccctgtggtttacatgaaatgggaTGTTTGGTCCCTGAACTTCATTTTCGGGGTTGTTGGTCCCTGTGATTTTCAAAACACGTATGGTTGGTCCCTGACAGGGACCAACTACACAAGTTTTGAACTTTCATTTTCGGGGTTGTTGGTCCCTGACAGGGACCAACCACACGTGTTTTGAAAATCACAGGGACCAACAACCCCGAAAATGAAGTTCAGGGACCAAACACCCCATTTCATGTAAACTACAGGGACCAACCACACAATTTTCTCAATTATTTACTTGATTGATTTTAATGAATAATACTTGTTAACTTTATgtgctatatttatttttatttcagctTGTGAAGTATTGCTCTGGCGGTCTTCATATAAATCCAAATCTGTACGACGACGGCTATGTTTGCCTTAGCCTTTTGAGCACGTGGGATGGCAGTCAGCAGAGCTGGATCCCTGGGACTTCGACAATGCTCCAGGTTTTGGTTTCTATACAGGGTTTGGTTTTAAACACAAGGCCATATTTTAATGAACCCGGTTTTGCACATTCTATTGGCACTGCACATGGTGAACGCCGATCCTTGGAATACAATGAGGATACCCTTATTTCATCGCTTAAAACGATGGTGTATACCATGAACAAGCCACCCAAGGTAACTTTTAGATTTTATAAGTGGGATAATTGCTGGGTCGGGCATGTTGGGTAATGGCATTACACAAATAATTTTGATTTTTAAGCTCCATTTTCTAGGGTTGTGTCAGTACCAGTCGCCTCCAAACATTTTATATTTTATAGTGTTAAAATTTGTTAATCCACAACAGGTCTTTTATTTATATGTTTTGATATGACCTGTGGTGACCCAATTATAAGTAACTTAGGTTCTAATTGCCACGTCCCATAAGTTTGCTTCCTTATATGACCTTTAAGGTTTTGAGTTCTTTTGGGCTATTTCATTATTGCTATAGTTTATGTTCTTTTTATAATACAGAACTTTGAGGAGTTGGTGGTTGGACATTTTCGCAATCGTGTTGGTGATATTTTAATGGCGTGTAAAGCGTACATGGAAGGTGTGCAAGTGGGGTGTTTTGTGAGAGGAGGTGTACAACATGTTGATGAGGGTGACAATAGATCATGTTCAACTTTCTTCAAGAACGATATCTCGTCATACATAAAGACACTTATATCTGCATTTAAAAAGATTGGAGCTAAAACATCAAGCAGAAAAGAAATTTCTCGAAAGGCAAATGCTATTGGATTTTGATAGAGTGCAGTTTTATTTTCTAACTTGTAAGCATGAAATGGAGGGTTAACCAGACGAACCTTTTATGTACTGTAATAATTGGAACACCTTGCATAAATGGGCCAAATGTTCTTCTTAAGACCTACTACCATGTATATCATTTAGATAAACCACAACAAAATCGTCAAGATAAGGTCGCAATATATCATTCGTAAGTCTCATAAATGTTGTCGGtgcattacaaagtccaaatggcattacaTGCCATTCGTATAACCCTTGTTGGGTTTTGAATGCCATCTTCCACGTGTCTTCTTTGCGGACCTGAACTTGATAGTAAAATGACTTTAAGTCGAGTTTTGTGAAGACGGTAGCATGCTTCAGTTGGTCCAACAAATCGTCAATGCGAGGAATAGAGTATCAATTTTTAACAGTTATCTTATTAAGAGCCtaataatcaatacacatcctccaTCCCCTGTCTTTCTTTGGAACGAGTATAACGGGTGACCCACGTGGCCAGCAGCTTGCTTTGATCACCCCCAGATTCAGCAGCTCCTCAACTTGCCTCTTTATCTCTTCGTTTTCTAAGGaagatgtaatgacccggaattttccgaccaaattatacttatgagattaatatttacataaattaaaccataccaacatgataagcaatccaaattgttgagacttgtgtttttgaaaagagttttacacaacatttgaccgtccaatatgaccgatgatatcacgaactatataacatacgataattatacgtttgtgtatatatatatatgtatttatatatatttaacatgatctaaggatggtttaacatctcattgtgtactaatgacaatgagttataagtatattttgaaactactaacttaagttttcaaaacgataactatacgtaacattctttgatatatatacttataatctataatgcttatatgtgtatcgtatatataatgtatttaatcactttttaaggacttaaatacataaaacaatataagtatattcacaaaagatagctatatttgaattctcgttccgtttcctcaagatttctatacgtatatctagagtatatgtacgcgtatcatacccagcttctatacgaatttactattggtatatacacatcaaatcaacatcctaatcaacattattactgccctagatatgaggtaactaggatttgtcaagtagtatgaattattagtaagaaaacaaaattaggaatcattttctttctttataaactaaaaacgtttttataaatgaacaccatttcttcactccattttctcatacctacaccctcatttctctctcaaaatactcctaacttcatacttgatcatctccaagcattttccccatcatttagcttcaattacaagccttaaacaccataagaaaactctttcaagaacatatcaaaataaccacccatttgaagaagtttacttccaaccttttgatctaactccaccactctttgattccaagattatttcttatcttttgcagtaactttgtccaagtaacttgaggtagtaaccttgttcataatcttattcaattcatattcatatagctatcttattttgtggtataaaattttaacaacaagaacatagtttgaatgatttcaaacttgttcgtaaactaaatagatccttctaacttaacttttaaaacatttcaagacctgtaatatatcataatgatatgctaacctaacaagatataacttggttttacaaagaacatcttaaaaactgaatctacgtcgtcggagtgcaaccgggggctgttttgggttggataattaaaaaccatcttgaactttgaattggaagttcatgttctggaaaaatgatatttcttatgaatatgttaacacataaaaatttcatggtttaactcaaagtgtaagtatttttagaaaaatgatcattaaatgttgtttttatgatggaaaatgatcactttcataagtttcaccaaagtttgacctataacctatgattttgaatacaaactaaggtattttcagttcatattcttaaaatttgactccatctaaggaagtggcaagttgaaccaacaaaaacggagttgtaatgaagaaactacgactaaaacaagattgggtatccgaagctagtttagctacgaaaatatttggagaaaaagtaaattaatcatatcttttctaattaatatgatattttatatataattacttatgatttgattttatatatttcaggaccacccgtaaacaacacgagaagattaatcataagacctcatgattgtacgcaacacgtcatttgacaacacggtactttatgtacgcaacacgtcatttgacaacatggtactatgggtcgagattaattctgatcaatacgaatacgatgggatctttatttattttatttaagcaactaattgtggacctctaacatcggactgctaactacggactaagaaaatattaaaagtatatatatatgtaacgattacttaaaaagaaaatatgttgatatattatatatatggttaggttcgtgatatctatcggagaccaagtcgaattaaataccttcaaggcaaaagtgagtttcatttgctccctttttaattgcttttgcaatatatatttttgggctgagaatacatgcgctgcttttataaatgtttacaaaatagacacaagtacttaaaaatatattctacgttgagttgtaccactggcatatttccctgtagcttggtaactactatttacatgggtattgtaaacgcgaatcctgttgatagatctatcgggcctgacaaccccaaccggactggacgaccagtattcaacggttgcacagtacttcgtttgggTGACTACAATTGGtaaggtgtagtgagatttcataataaagggaatatgcgacgttgattaaatgttaagtatggttaccaagtgctcaaccacttagaatgctttacatacacttgcgagtgtattatgtttatgattatgaaatcttgttgtctattaacatattgaaatgattgtcatgataaacctatgaactcaccaaccttttggttgacactttaaagcatgtttattctcaggtacgaattaggtcttccgctgtgcatttgctcaatataagggcattacttggagccgatcatcgcaatgggaccaaatgttgatgacttcatccaggtggattaggacgggtcctttcagttggtatcagagcggtggtcgtagcgaaccaggtcttgcattagtgtgtctaactagtagttattaggatgcattaatgagtctggacttcgaccgtgtctacatgtcaaaagttttgcttatcatttctagtcggaaatcatctacttatcatccttaggaaattacctgcttatcattcataagtctagacacgttttactgcatttactgcattgatagtgtatagacgaattcttatcttagcatatctgttattgcgaactttgactgatatcttttcaaagattctccgtaatttacgggattttggtattatatatacatatgtaaattatgtattgaagagtaccaaatctaactcctataatctattccataacaaaaattcattttccccattatacaagatggattccgcatctagttcgaattcttcagattccgacagttatgccgatatggatttccattcgggcttcgaaaacagcgtcaccggaatggatcaaccaatttcccatcatctattctggatgaattggggatgggttcgtaatatactaaatcactggagacaagaagaaggcgatccattccatccaccaaattgccctcttggcgatgaacctgaagcacttaccggcgaacctattcgaaacaccattttctctctcatttctagagtatctcgtcacgattatatactatcccatattacaaatcttgttcattcgctcgctccaaccgccaatcatcccggtgtactagcagaagttaacgaacttcgcgctcgcgtgacggctttggagaacatggtgcgaaggttgcaaacaccagtagcagcaccagcagcataatcagcaccaccatcaataacatcaacaataccatcatcaccactaacaaacaacatccgcatcacacgtctcgacatcataatctgtcccacaaacatcaacatcatacgcaccatagataccaaggagtaccaacaataatgaacgatgaagtattgatccataacttcattgatattctgcgaagaatatgtggtttcaaaaagttttagagatttcttattctagctcaaactgaaaagcaaatgagattaatatcatattaactcattaaattcatgatttcatctgaagaaaatatatatgtatatatgttttcataaagattgtaattaaaagttcttttgtacaaaatattaatggtgaaaattttttttaacgggtaggtaatacccgaggaataattagatttcatcttaataagttacattgtacattcgtcgaagctgattcaacagtcatttactatcctacttacaaccaccgatatacgtatccgttcaccgcagaataactattttcattcagtttcatatttggattttgacttcccagaatccaacaagtggcatatgaagaaaacatatgacaaaataaaatctgttagaaacaaacaaattaactatgaaaaattttgttaagaatccacgctaactgttccagctaactgttcctagctaactgattacattttatttatcgcagtttatttatcgcaatttaattatcgcacttttatttatcgtcatttaatttctgtaattattttacgcactttaaatatcgggacacgtatacaatgttttgacatatcatatcgacgcatctatatatattatttggaatcaccatagacactctatatgcagtaatgatcgagttctctatacagggttgaggttgattctacaataatatatatagtttgagttgtgatcgagtctgagacgtatacgggtcacgacacgtattaattaattcgtatattatatattaaactatatatgaattattggactgttactgtggactatcgactgtggactaatgacattggacaattaaaatgaattaaaatattgattataacatatgaaactaaacatttcttcaagattgccacttgatttcatcttaaacctcattgtatctcgacgattacaatcagcgttcaaatctatcatgattcttaaaaacacctcaatcgagaggataaaccaaccgcacttcatctacggaagaaaagattgatgcatatagttatgcacctgaaaaaccctcggaaactgagtaaacgtttgacacgtatctgttctagttcctttgacattgttattaccgaagatcgttttgcaatccctttccaaagtagctaattttgtcacagctccagtaagtcaactccgaattttcatccgaaacaactttattataaccgcgatatatatgcgtactctttattgttactggggaaccttttatattccacaatattaccatcatcgattaatcattctaaaaacacaattctcctgaaactacctcgttttgataaccgatgacccagatcagttaactttgaaaatgctgacgaagcagcatgttgtagatgatcttaatggccaaaagtttgatgataaagaaaggagtgttaggaacgctcgatagaaaatttagtaccgaaaagcagattatgcgaaactatgaagaaagccgtggacaaatcacaaagaataagtttgccttcaaagaatccaaatgattctgtgcctgctgaaatcgttagcaaacatcttatttctcattctaaaccttcacagacaaatcttcttcatcatccattgatattagaaattctaagatattctcgtatgttctattataaatatcctccatatttctggctatattttcacaactattcttatctgagatcatttatctctctgtaatatctgcaacataaaagaaactgtgttagtttctaaattctgaaaccttcgagtttaaaatatgaatgttttgaagtagtgttgggaactgaagcatggattagtataatataatgacacttgatcaacgtcattatattacagtaagtcatgctgagtttctaatgaagcatgatgattcacagtaccgtcatcatgtgccatttacacgactcttacattctatccaatctctaaacatatcaagagaatatttttctggatgactcggtcttctccagggtattctggtaatttaacaaatcaaaatcgttctattaccattttcttcttagagcattagctatgttcattctgaatttcatatctacgaattccggaccattactcgcttgactcgaagtcgggaagagaaaacgaaagcatgaagctccgaaaaataatgaagaatataaactccgataataaccccgaaattacaaaccgtatatatatatatgcagatagcaatatagagacacgggagaattagaaacactataaacacaagagtatagtagaagtaaatatattcttctggtggtagatgaaaaagaagaatgacagatataaaaattaggagtatatcaagaatcaggactggatggagcatattgatgaatgctttaaagtaagaatcaagggagaaagaatagaaggtgtgagtcgtggaaaataaggaaacgaaggggtgaatttatagtgaaatatccgacagagcaatcgaaacagattattgcatataatcaaagaagatcctgatttccttaatcaccaaagaaccaaatcttattacgtaagattctctttaaatcccttaaatcccggaaatcaatcataaatacgtcatcggttaagacgaatatattttactaatctcactcttttacgatagtctcatttatattcttcgcataatcgaatcgttttatctacattactcaatgatgataaaactccattatcaccttatatttgtcatgaaaaccttattattgttatccataacaacctctatcaaatttcggggacgaaatttctttaacgggtaggtactgtaatgacccggaattttccgaccaaattatacttatgagattaatatttacataaattaaaccataccaacatgataagcaatccaaattgttgagacttgtgtttttgaaaagagttttacacaacgtttgaccgtccaatatgaccgatgatatcacgaactatataacatacgataattatacgtttgtgtatatatatgtatttatatatatttaacatgatctaaggatggtttaacatctcattgtgtactaatgacaatgagttataagtatattttgaaactactaacttaagttttcaaaacgataactatacgtaacattctttgatatatatacttataatctataatgcttatacgtgtatcgtatatataatgtatttaatcactttttaaggatttaaatacataaaacaatataagtatattcacaaaagatagctatatttgaattctcgttccgtttcctcaagatttctatatgtatatctagggtatatgtacccgtatcatacccagcttctatacgtatttactattggtatatacacattaaatcaacatcctaatcaacattattactgccctagatatgaggtaactaggatttgtcaagtagtatgaattattagtaagaaaacaaaattaggaatccttttctttctttataaactaaaaacgtttttataaatgaacaccatttcttcactccattttctcatacctacaccctaatttctctctcaaaatactcctaacttcatacttgatcatctccaagaatttttcccatcatttagcttcaattacaagccttaaacaccataagaaaactctttcaagaacatatcaaaataaccacccatttgaagaagtttacttccaaccttttgatctaactccgccactctttgattccaagattatttcttatcttttgcagtaactttgtccaagtaacttgaggtagtaaccttgttcataatcttattcaattcatattcatatagctatcttattttgtggtataaaattttaacaacaagaacatagtttgaatgatttcaaacttgttcgcaaactaaatagatccttctaacttaacttttaaaacatttcaagacctgtaatatatcataatgatatgctaacctaacaagatataacttggttttacaaagaacatcttaaaaactgaatctacgtcgtcggagtgcaaccgggggctgttttgggttggataattaaaaaccatcttgaactttgaattggaagttcatgttctggaaaaatgatatttcttatgaa is from Rutidosis leptorrhynchoides isolate AG116_Rl617_1_P2 chromosome 10, CSIRO_AGI_Rlap_v1, whole genome shotgun sequence and encodes:
- the LOC139871928 gene encoding putative ubiquitin-conjugating enzyme E2 38 isoform X2 → MDSTAIAKKRVFTGSSSSPCMDPDVIEIAPPSADEISKFKSKSKTKRKQISSYEIIDVDMDEDCSDVVFIDARVECNSKRKRSMGISLGPSSASQSNSKAMVNSASTVQPNGVDPPSRRRSTNKGVTITSNVKTVVAQNMNPSYNNGSSIVGSSSRMARPDNDDVLITYECFNKFDTVVDYSDHFYSKENSAMKQPPKKWAKRIQKEWRILENDLPDTIFVRVYESRMDILRAAIIGAEGTPYHDGLFFFDVYFPSDYPNSPPLVKYCSGGLHINPNLYDDGYVCLSLLSTWDGSQQSWIPGTSTMLQVLVSIQGLVLNTRPYFNEPGFAHSIGTAHGERRSLEYNEDTLISSLKTMVYTMNKPPKNFEELVVGHFRNRVGDILMACKAYMEGVQVGCFVRGGVQHVDEGDNRSCSTFFKNDISSYIKTLISAFKKIGAKTSSRKEISRKANAIGF
- the LOC139871928 gene encoding putative ubiquitin-conjugating enzyme E2 38 isoform X3, producing MDSTAIAKYTPQKKRVFTGSSSSPCMDPDVIEIAPPSADEISKFKSKSKTKRKQISSYEIIDVDMDEDCSDVVFIDARVECNSKRKRSMGISLGPSSASQSNSKAMVNSASTVQPNGVDPPSRRRSTNKGVTITSNVKTVVAQNMNPSYNNGSSIVGSSSRMARPDNDDVLITYECFNKFDTVVDYSDHFYSKENSAMKQPPKKWAKRIQKEWRILENDLPDTIFVRVYESRMDILRAAIIGAEGTPYHDGLFFFDVYFPSDYPNSPPLVKYCSGGLHINPNLYDDGYVCLSLLSTWDGSQQSWIPGTSTMLQNFEELVVGHFRNRVGDILMACKAYMEGVQVGCFVRGGVQHVDEGDNRSCSTFFKNDISSYIKTLISAFKKIGAKTSSRKEISRKANAIGF
- the LOC139871928 gene encoding putative ubiquitin-conjugating enzyme E2 38 isoform X1; the encoded protein is MDSTAIAKYTPQKKRVFTGSSSSPCMDPDVIEIAPPSADEISKFKSKSKTKRKQISSYEIIDVDMDEDCSDVVFIDARVECNSKRKRSMGISLGPSSASQSNSKAMVNSASTVQPNGVDPPSRRRSTNKGVTITSNVKTVVAQNMNPSYNNGSSIVGSSSRMARPDNDDVLITYECFNKFDTVVDYSDHFYSKENSAMKQPPKKWAKRIQKEWRILENDLPDTIFVRVYESRMDILRAAIIGAEGTPYHDGLFFFDVYFPSDYPNSPPLVKYCSGGLHINPNLYDDGYVCLSLLSTWDGSQQSWIPGTSTMLQVLVSIQGLVLNTRPYFNEPGFAHSIGTAHGERRSLEYNEDTLISSLKTMVYTMNKPPKNFEELVVGHFRNRVGDILMACKAYMEGVQVGCFVRGGVQHVDEGDNRSCSTFFKNDISSYIKTLISAFKKIGAKTSSRKEISRKANAIGF